One Halictus rubicundus isolate RS-2024b chromosome 10, iyHalRubi1_principal, whole genome shotgun sequence genomic window carries:
- the LOC143357776 gene encoding nicotinamide/nicotinic acid mononucleotide adenylyltransferase 1-like isoform X6, with translation MIVMLSKVSQLTHAVPPFQVWLKRQQVCSFSRVVDCFGRSCNDLSGVITRQRECSVFHLYNVSRRKSSQSKGNCVSTCSVAEEEMAPTRVILMSCGSYNPPTNMHLRMFEIARDHLHRMGTHIVLGGVISPVHDAYAKKELASATHRCAMLRLALQNSDWIRLSNWETRQNGWTKTRICLQHHQNLLNSVLFDPNNMNHIPTEDLEWIPENVKNSPDRTPIQIKLLCGADLLESFGTTTLWAEEDIDAIVGEHGLVVITREGSNPNKFIYDSDILSRHMHNIYIVTEWIPNEVSSTRIRRALKRGESVRYLLQDAVIDYVYKHGIYDAKTSASTMVQQNLHAYCKTDS, from the exons ATGATTGTAATGTTGAGCAAAGTCTCTCAACTGACTCACGCCGTACCGCCGTTTCAAGTATGGCTGAAACGTCAGCAAGTGTGCAGCTTCTCCCGTGTGGTTGACTGTTTCGGTCGTTCGTGTAACGATTTGTCTGGTGTTATTACGCGTCAACGCGAATGCTCGGTGTTCCATCTGTACAACGTTTCAAGAAGGAAGAGTAGTCAGTCGAAGGGAAATTGTGTCAGCACATGCAGCGTAGCAGAAGAAGAAATGGCACCAACGCGTGTTATTCTTATGTCGTGTGGCAGTTATAACCCTCCAACCAATATGCACTTGAGAATGTTTG AAATTGCCAGAGATCATCTACATCGAATGGGAACACACATTGTGCTTGGAGGTGTTATATCTCCTGTGCACGATGCGTATGCTAAGAAAGAACTGGCTAGTGCCACTCACAGATGCGCTATGCTGAGACTGGCCTTACAAAACAGCGACTGGATTCGTTTGAGCAATTGGGAGACCAGGCAAAATGGATGGACAAAAACTAGGATCTGTTTGCAGCATCACCAGAATTTGTTGAACTCTGTTTTATTCGATCCTAACAATATGAATCATATACCGACTGAAGATTTGGAGTGGATACCGGAAAATGTGAAGAATAGTCCTGATCGTACTCCTATTCAAATCAAATTGCTGTGCGGTGCTGATTTATTGGAAAGCTTTGGTACTACTACACTTTGGGCTGAAGAAGAT ATTGATGCAATTGTTGGTGAACATGGTCTTGTAGTTATTACCAGGGAAGGATCTAATCCCAATAAGTTTATATACGACTCGGACATCCTTTCTAGGCATAtg CACAATATATACATAGTAACAGAATGGATTCCAAATGAAGTTAGTTCAACTAGAATACGAAGGGCACTAAAACGAGGCGAGAGTGTCAGGTATCTCCTACAAGATGCTGTGATCGATTATGTCTATAAGCATGGGATTTACGATGCGAAGACGTCAGCATCCACAAT
- the LOC143357776 gene encoding nicotinamide/nicotinic acid mononucleotide adenylyltransferase 1-like isoform X5, which yields MIVMLSKVSQLTHAVPPFQVWLKRQQVCSFSRVVDCFGRSCNDLSGVITRQRECSVFHLYNVSRRKSSQSKGNCVSTCSVAEEEMAPTRVILMSCGSYNPPTNMHLRMFEIARDHLHRMGTHIVLGGVISPVHDAYAKKELASATHRCAMLRLALQNSDWIRLSNWETRQNGWTKTRICLQHHQNLLNSVLFDPNNMNHIPTEDLEWIPENVKNSPDRTPIQIKLLCGADLLESFGTTTLWAEEDIDAIVGEHGLVVITREGSNPNKFIYDSDILSRHMHNIYIVTEWIPNEVSSTRIRRALKRGESVRYLLQDAVIDYVYKHGIYDAKTSASTISVYEVEYFEMVPDQ from the exons ATGATTGTAATGTTGAGCAAAGTCTCTCAACTGACTCACGCCGTACCGCCGTTTCAAGTATGGCTGAAACGTCAGCAAGTGTGCAGCTTCTCCCGTGTGGTTGACTGTTTCGGTCGTTCGTGTAACGATTTGTCTGGTGTTATTACGCGTCAACGCGAATGCTCGGTGTTCCATCTGTACAACGTTTCAAGAAGGAAGAGTAGTCAGTCGAAGGGAAATTGTGTCAGCACATGCAGCGTAGCAGAAGAAGAAATGGCACCAACGCGTGTTATTCTTATGTCGTGTGGCAGTTATAACCCTCCAACCAATATGCACTTGAGAATGTTTG AAATTGCCAGAGATCATCTACATCGAATGGGAACACACATTGTGCTTGGAGGTGTTATATCTCCTGTGCACGATGCGTATGCTAAGAAAGAACTGGCTAGTGCCACTCACAGATGCGCTATGCTGAGACTGGCCTTACAAAACAGCGACTGGATTCGTTTGAGCAATTGGGAGACCAGGCAAAATGGATGGACAAAAACTAGGATCTGTTTGCAGCATCACCAGAATTTGTTGAACTCTGTTTTATTCGATCCTAACAATATGAATCATATACCGACTGAAGATTTGGAGTGGATACCGGAAAATGTGAAGAATAGTCCTGATCGTACTCCTATTCAAATCAAATTGCTGTGCGGTGCTGATTTATTGGAAAGCTTTGGTACTACTACACTTTGGGCTGAAGAAGAT ATTGATGCAATTGTTGGTGAACATGGTCTTGTAGTTATTACCAGGGAAGGATCTAATCCCAATAAGTTTATATACGACTCGGACATCCTTTCTAGGCATAtg CACAATATATACATAGTAACAGAATGGATTCCAAATGAAGTTAGTTCAACTAGAATACGAAGGGCACTAAAACGAGGCGAGAGTGTCAGGTATCTCCTACAAGATGCTGTGATCGATTATGTCTATAAGCATGGGATTTACGATGCGAAGACGTCAGCATCCACAAT
- the LOC143357776 gene encoding nicotinamide/nicotinic acid mononucleotide adenylyltransferase 1-like isoform X4: protein MIVMLSKVSQLTHAVPPFQVWLKRQQVCSFSRVVDCFGRSCNDLSGVITRQRECSVFHLYNVSRRKSSQSKGNCVSTCSVAEEEMAPTRVILMSCGSYNPPTNMHLRMFEIARDHLHRMGTHIVLGGVISPVHDAYAKKELASATHRCAMLRLALQNSDWIRLSNWETRQNGWTKTRICLQHHQNLLNSVLFDPNNMNHIPTEDLEWIPENVKNSPDRTPIQIKLLCGADLLESFGTTTLWAEEDIDAIVGEHGLVVITREGSNPNKFIYDSDILSRHMHNIYIVTEWIPNEVSSTRIRRALKRGESVRYLLQDAVIDYVYKHGIYDAKTSASTIVLFFTLPLLDTEGTAKPACLL from the exons ATGATTGTAATGTTGAGCAAAGTCTCTCAACTGACTCACGCCGTACCGCCGTTTCAAGTATGGCTGAAACGTCAGCAAGTGTGCAGCTTCTCCCGTGTGGTTGACTGTTTCGGTCGTTCGTGTAACGATTTGTCTGGTGTTATTACGCGTCAACGCGAATGCTCGGTGTTCCATCTGTACAACGTTTCAAGAAGGAAGAGTAGTCAGTCGAAGGGAAATTGTGTCAGCACATGCAGCGTAGCAGAAGAAGAAATGGCACCAACGCGTGTTATTCTTATGTCGTGTGGCAGTTATAACCCTCCAACCAATATGCACTTGAGAATGTTTG AAATTGCCAGAGATCATCTACATCGAATGGGAACACACATTGTGCTTGGAGGTGTTATATCTCCTGTGCACGATGCGTATGCTAAGAAAGAACTGGCTAGTGCCACTCACAGATGCGCTATGCTGAGACTGGCCTTACAAAACAGCGACTGGATTCGTTTGAGCAATTGGGAGACCAGGCAAAATGGATGGACAAAAACTAGGATCTGTTTGCAGCATCACCAGAATTTGTTGAACTCTGTTTTATTCGATCCTAACAATATGAATCATATACCGACTGAAGATTTGGAGTGGATACCGGAAAATGTGAAGAATAGTCCTGATCGTACTCCTATTCAAATCAAATTGCTGTGCGGTGCTGATTTATTGGAAAGCTTTGGTACTACTACACTTTGGGCTGAAGAAGAT ATTGATGCAATTGTTGGTGAACATGGTCTTGTAGTTATTACCAGGGAAGGATCTAATCCCAATAAGTTTATATACGACTCGGACATCCTTTCTAGGCATAtg CACAATATATACATAGTAACAGAATGGATTCCAAATGAAGTTAGTTCAACTAGAATACGAAGGGCACTAAAACGAGGCGAGAGTGTCAGGTATCTCCTACAAGATGCTGTGATCGATTATGTCTATAAGCATGGGATTTACGATGCGAAGACGTCAGCATCCACAAT